Within the Bradyrhizobium cosmicum genome, the region ATCGGACCGCCTTCATGAGGGCCTTCATTAAGGTGCGTGCCTTCATCCCAAGGGCCTTTGAGGCGAAAGCCTTAAGTTTCGCCATATTTCTGAACGGCGCTTAACTTCGTGTTTACCCGCATCGTTAATCATTGCGTCACTGTCTTTGTGACTGAGCGTGGCTCCCCTTCAGAAGAAGGCTGAGTCGCGGGAGTCGGTTAGTCCCGTCTCTTAAAGTGGAACTTGAACGGAACCGGGTGACGAAAGCTGCTTCGTACGCAAGACCTTAGGGCGATTCGATAAAAATTGCACCGGGGGGACTTGCGTTCCAGAATCAGGATTTGTTAACCATCTGTTGTCAGGATCCGAATCAGTTGTTCAAAGGCGTTTTGTGAGTGCCGCGAATGCGGCCGACCTGACGCCCAGGAGCGGCGACTATGGGGAACTGGCATGCGCGTTTTGCTGATTGAAGATGACAGCGCCGTCGCGCAGTCGATCGAGCTGATGCTGAAGTCTGAGAGCTTCAACGTCTACACGACCGATTTGGGGGAAGAAGGCGTCGATCTCGGTAAGTTATACGATTACGACATTATCCTTCTCGACCTCAATTTGCCCGACATGTCCGGCTACGACGTGCTCAAGCAGCTTCGGGTCTCCAAGATCAAGACACCGATTCTGATCCTCTCCGGCCTCGCCGGCATCGAGGACAAGGTCAAGGGTCTCGGCGTCGGCGCCGACGACTACATGACCAAGCCCTTCCACAAGGACGAGCTGGTTGCCCGCATCCACGCGATCGTGCGCCGTTCCAAGGGTCACGCCCAGTCGGTCATCCAGACCGGCGACCTCGTCGTCAACCTCGACACCAAGACGGTCGAAGTCGGCGGCCAGCGCGTGCACCTGACCGGCAAGGAATACCAGATGCTGGAGCTGCTCTCGCTCCGCAAGGGTACCACCCTCACCAAGGAGATGTTCCTCAACCATCTCTATGGCGGCATGGACGAGCCCGAACTGAAGATCATCGACGTCTTCATCTGCAAGCTCCGCAAGAAGCTCGCCAACGCCTCCGAAGGCCGCAACTTCATCGAGACCGTGTGGGGCCGCGGCTACGTGCTGCGCGAGCCGCACGAGCAGGAAGAGCGCATTCCCGCCTGATCCTTACGTTTACCCGCGAGCCCCCAGGGGCTCGCTCCTCCCAGCCTGGACCCCGCCGCAAATGGCGGGGTTTTGTTTTTTGGACGCCAACGCGGCCTCGTCGTCCTCCCTGAATTGAACCGCCACCCTCCCCCAGCCGACGAATGGTCGCTGCACGATGGGGAAACGATGATCCTGCAATCACTCGCCGGCCTGCCCGCCTTCCTGGTCTATTTCTGCACCGGCCTGATCGCGATCGTGGCGTATCTGTTCGTCTACACCCGCATCACCCCGCACGACGAATTTCAGCTCATCCGCGACAACGAGCCGGCCGCGGCGATCGCGCTCGGCCTCAGCCTGCTCGGCTTCGTGGCGCCGCTGGTCAGCGCGATCGCGCATTCGGCCAATGTGCTGGACTGCCTGATCTGGGCCGTGATCGCCCTGATCGTGCAGATCATCGTGCTGTTCCTGGTGAAGGTGCCGGTGCCGAACCTGTCGGCGCGGATCGCCGCCGGCGAGCTTGCCCCGGCGATCTGGCTCGGACTGTCCTCGCTCGCCGCCGGCCTGTTGAACGCCGCCTGCATGATCTACTGACGTGATCAACTGACATGGCTGACAAACCCTCCAGCAAACAGTTCGGCAAACGCCGGCCGCCGGCCGAGCCGCCGCCGCGCCCTTCGGCGAAGCGCTCCGGCCATGTCGCGCTGCTGGTGATGGGCACGATCGCGGTCGGCACCACCGCCTACACGCTGATGCCGCGGCAGCATTGCGAGCCCGCGCCCGCCGGCACGGATCCAACGGTGCAGACGACGTGCAGCAGTAGCAGCGGCCGCGGCCCCTCCGGCGGCTCGTCGCGATCGAGCTTCTTCAGCAGCGACTCCTCGAGCCACTCCTCGTCGGGAACGTCGTCCGATTCCGGCCATAGCAGCGTGAGCCGTGGCGGCTTCGGCTCGTTTGGCCACGGCTTCTCGGGCGGCGGCTGATCCATGCGGCGCATCGTCTGTCCCGAGCGCGACGATTGGCGGCAGACCGCCGCGCAATGCGGCTTCGTCTTTCATACCATCGACGGCGAGCGCTATTGGGACGAAAGTGCCTATTACGGCTTCACGCTCGACGAGATCGAGCGCGGCGTCGAGACGCCGACCGGCGAGATCGACGCAATGTGCCTTGAGCTTGCCGGCCGCGTGATCGGCGATGAGCGCCATCTGCGGCGTTTGAAAATACCGGAAGCGTTCTGGAGCTTGATCGCCGAGAGCTGGAAGCGACACGATCGCAGCCTGTACGGCCGGCTCGACCTCAAGTTCGACAGCAAGGGGCCGGCCAAGCTGCTCGAATACAATGCGGATACACCGACCTCGATCTTCGAGGCCGCCGTGTTTCAATGGATCTGGCTCGAGCAGGCGATCGAACGCCGCATCGTTCCGGCACGAGCCGACCAGTTCAACTCCATCCACGAGCGGCTGATCGCGGCGTGGAAAGAGATTGCCGCCGGCCGCCATGTCCATCTCACCGGCACCACCGGCAACGAGGAGGACGCCGGCACACTCGCTTATCTCGAGGACACCGCGCGCCAGGCGGGGCTATCGACCACGCTGCTCGACATCGAGCAGGTCGGCTGGCGCGACGAGTCCGCCGGCTTCGTCGATCTCGACGATCGCGATATCGCGTTCGCCTTCAAGCTCTATCCATGGGAATGGATGTTCCACGATGCCTTCGGCGCAAAGCTCGCATGCGCGCCGACGCGCTGGATCGAGCCACCGTGGAAGGCGGTGCTCTCCAACAAGGGCATCCTGCCACTGCTCTGGGAGATGTTTCCAAACCATCCCAATCTGCTGCCGGCCTTCTTCGAGGACGATCCGCGCGCCGCCGAACTCGGGACATCCTACGTGCGCAAGCCGCTGCTGTCGCGCGAAGGCGCCAATGTCACGCTGGTGTCCGGCGGCATGCCGCTCGACCAACAGGAAGGTCCCTATGGCGCAGAAGGGTTCGTGCGGCAGGCATTGTCGCCGCTGCCGAATTTTTCCGGCTTCTATGTCGTGGTGGGCAGCTGGCTGGTGAACCACCAGCCGTGCGGCCTGTCGATCCGCGAAGACGAGAGCCCGATCACGGGCAACCGCTCGCGGTTTCTGCCGCACGCGATCTTGTGAGGCGCTCGGTCATTCGGGGCGCGACAAAGTCGCGGCCCGGAATGACGAGGAGAAAATCACCTTGCGGCGGCAATCTTCAGCGCTTGCGGCATCAATCCGCCCATGGGACGGCCGGATCGCGCGGGGTTGAGCTGATAGAGACCGCGGCGGTCGGAGATGGGACGGAATGCATCGGTGATACCGACGACGGATTCGGCGGCCCCGAGCAGCAGCGTGCCGTCGGCCTCCAAGCACTTCGCCATGCGCTCGAAGATCACCGCCTTGGTGTCCTGGTCGAAATAGATCAGCACGTTGCGGCAGAAGATGACGTCGAACGTGCCGAGATGGGAGAAGTCCTGCAGCAGATTGAGCTGGCGGAACTGCACCATCGCGCGGATATCGGCATTGAGCTGCCAGATTTCGCCAGCTTGCGAGAAATACTTCACCAGGTGCTGGATCGGCAGCCCGCGCTGCACCTCGAACTGGCTGTAGACCCCCGCCCTGGATTTCTCCAGCACCTCCTGCGACAGATCGGTGGCGACGATCTCGATGCGCCAGCCGGCGAAGGCTGCGCCCATCTCCTTCACGCACATCGCGATCGAATAAGGCTCCTGCCCCGTCGACGACGCCGCCGACCAGATCCGCAACGACTTGCGCGCCGCCCGGGCCTGGAGCAGGCCCGGCAGGATGGTTTCGCGCAGATGATCGAACGGGATCTTGTCGCGATAGAAGAAGGTCTCGTTGGTGGTCATCGCTT harbors:
- a CDS encoding glutathionylspermidine synthase family protein; amino-acid sequence: MRRIVCPERDDWRQTAAQCGFVFHTIDGERYWDESAYYGFTLDEIERGVETPTGEIDAMCLELAGRVIGDERHLRRLKIPEAFWSLIAESWKRHDRSLYGRLDLKFDSKGPAKLLEYNADTPTSIFEAAVFQWIWLEQAIERRIVPARADQFNSIHERLIAAWKEIAAGRHVHLTGTTGNEEDAGTLAYLEDTARQAGLSTTLLDIEQVGWRDESAGFVDLDDRDIAFAFKLYPWEWMFHDAFGAKLACAPTRWIEPPWKAVLSNKGILPLLWEMFPNHPNLLPAFFEDDPRAAELGTSYVRKPLLSREGANVTLVSGGMPLDQQEGPYGAEGFVRQALSPLPNFSGFYVVVGSWLVNHQPCGLSIREDESPITGNRSRFLPHAIL
- a CDS encoding DUF350 domain-containing protein codes for the protein MILQSLAGLPAFLVYFCTGLIAIVAYLFVYTRITPHDEFQLIRDNEPAAAIALGLSLLGFVAPLVSAIAHSANVLDCLIWAVIALIVQIIVLFLVKVPVPNLSARIAAGELAPAIWLGLSSLAAGLLNAACMIY
- a CDS encoding CheR family methyltransferase → MTPADYEYLRKFLKERSGLDLSADKQYLVESRLLPLARRASLPGIPDLVLKIRNGDGRLATDVVEAMTTNETFFYRDKIPFDHLRETILPGLLQARAARKSLRIWSAASSTGQEPYSIAMCVKEMGAAFAGWRIEIVATDLSQEVLEKSRAGVYSQFEVQRGLPIQHLVKYFSQAGEIWQLNADIRAMVQFRQLNLLQDFSHLGTFDVIFCRNVLIYFDQDTKAVIFERMAKCLEADGTLLLGAAESVVGITDAFRPISDRRGLYQLNPARSGRPMGGLMPQALKIAAAR
- the ctrA gene encoding response regulator transcription factor CtrA; this encodes MRVLLIEDDSAVAQSIELMLKSESFNVYTTDLGEEGVDLGKLYDYDIILLDLNLPDMSGYDVLKQLRVSKIKTPILILSGLAGIEDKVKGLGVGADDYMTKPFHKDELVARIHAIVRRSKGHAQSVIQTGDLVVNLDTKTVEVGGQRVHLTGKEYQMLELLSLRKGTTLTKEMFLNHLYGGMDEPELKIIDVFICKLRKKLANASEGRNFIETVWGRGYVLREPHEQEERIPA